One genomic segment of Helicoverpa zea isolate HzStark_Cry1AcR chromosome 22, ilHelZeax1.1, whole genome shotgun sequence includes these proteins:
- the LOC124641121 gene encoding dysbindin protein homolog, with protein MLGNLKDFISVVQDGLASNNNIRQTLQEVQKVKNIFKDKQKFAHESKVNYGAGGALLEKYQEDWAKIHENADNNAKAADEVDKLIVELHEVTKKRLQSANELAHNLSFIPSLTASVAECMDSLKNVQEMLKSVEEELVEFEDIVERSKMENWKLDHHYHLTMYKEKKMVALEEVRNKLAKENSQLNYERERQQLAELQSRREQSSNAFQQDVAKYLASGTITTSQPSTPKITLEQIQLDDDRTDLEKFLDS; from the exons atGCTAGGCAacttaaaagattttatttctgtTGTGCAAGATGGGCTGGCTTCTAACAACAATATAAGACAAACGCTACAAGAAGTGCAGAAGgtgaaaaatatattcaaagacAAGCAAAAGTTTGCTCACGAAAGCAAAGTTAATTACGGAGCTGGTGGTGCTTTGTTAGAGAAATATCAAGAAGATTGGgcaaaaatacatgaaaacgCTGATAATAATGCTAAGGCAGCCGACGAAGTAGATAAATTAATCGTAGAGTTACATGAAGTGACTAAAAAACGGTTGCAAAGTGCGAATGAATTGGCGCACAATTTGTCTTTTATTCCAAGTTTGACTGCCTCCGTGGCGGAGTGTATGGACAGCTTGAAGAATGTGCAGGAGATGCTGAAGTCGGTAGAGGAGGAGCTTGTGGAATTTGAGGATATTGTCGAGAGAAGTAAAATGGAGAACTGGAAACTAGATCACCATTATCATTTGACTATGTACAAGGAGAAGAAGATGG TGGCATTAGAAGAGGTTCGCAACAAACTAGCAAAAGAAAACAGTCAACTGAACTACGAGAGAGAGCGTCAACAACTGGCCGAGTTACAGTCCAGAAGAGAACAGAGTTCCAATGCGTTCCAGCAAGACGTTGCCAAGTACTTAGCTAGCGGTACCATCACAACGA GTCAGCCTTCGACTCCTAAAATCACGCTCGAGCAAATACAACTGGATGATGACCGCACAGATTTGGAGAAATTCCTCGATAGTTGA
- the LOC124641122 gene encoding uncharacterized protein LOC124641122 has protein sequence MSFEVDRYSSAWAHIALCADLTWATEPPDEFIIANQRLWAQHCRVSQVLQDTSLESQSLQSNNQCELTDNKRAISSQSQENGSSSGRRSVKDVIPESRLAQFYGNFYYDEVREKCYTSTNERTNLRGYNGQGCENSDLTECWMLPEVEYWFRKLVDESAERSMFPRRRRQYRMLPDEDFERWGPSGARAAGEEAALAARVLSVRALWAPPQAPRGPAHSSHAPRAPSPPAVSRKMRARRRQPRRLTALAPPPPAYCLDMPAQLFCDPTCKFQFDPPRPPQLTECQRAMGRLSASVQAVMRASAARCPPYRGTNVSRYAPTGQRPARCPERRYGVWWPRDHPSPRLDHRFHLTHVHHAPPGPAGQKAPARTDPEDGKKEELPEEKETTSSTNEQVTVPTTEPQTTQGDKPESPNTQDKNVADGQLPSTSAAAMDTGLRKKRLYSTVLSMSAPAPIGLTPVVRLAQKLVTPGLLKLNPKMVLPGSRVRPPTVDHKFEELEKEALEQYKASDESIDTKFRELEKQAVEQYSTSNSNTSCSSGNSAEKRASSSPSESDTKSKQPAKFHKEKPVDSVVIYSQNFPDLNSKGQTSSVMNLKNFHTPPRGEKKEQTHRPSKNLRSLKSESQRAASDTDYEARENLKGNHKGPMRWTLHVVPPKKRHLTLCVSDFSSDEDLDDGGVSMKDAGPCIKNHVAGKVKMSAHGGGDLHPIMRKT, from the exons ATAATAAACGTGCCATATCAAGCCAAAGCCAAGAAAATGGAAGCAGTAGTGGCAGAAGAAGTGTGAAAGACGTCATACCAGAGTCCAGATTGGCACAATTCTATGGAAATTTTTATTACGACGAAGTCAG AGAGAAATGTTATACAAGTACGAATGAAAGAACAAACTTGCGAGGGTATAACGGACAGGGTTGCGAAAACTCGGACCTCACGGAATGCTGGATGCTGCCTGAG GTGGAGTACTGGTTCCGCAAGTTAGTAGACGAGTCAGCAGAGCGCAGTATGTTTCCGCGCCGCCGTCGTCAGTACAGGATGCTGCCCGACGAGGATTT CGAGCGCTGGGGCCCGAGTGGGGCGCGAGCCGCAGGCGAAGAAGCGGCGCTGGCAGCGCGGGTGCTCAGCGTGCGGGCACTATGGGCCCCGCCACAGGCGCCCAGGGGCCCCGCACATTCATCGCACGCGCCCCGCGCGCCCAGCCCTCCGGCGGTGTCGCGGAAAATGCGGGCAAGGCGTCGCCAGCCGCGGCGACTGACTGCACTCGCCCCGCCGCCGCCGGCGTACTGCCTCGACATGCCTGCACAACTCTTCTGCGACCCGACTTGCAAA TTCCAGTTCGATCCGCCGCGGCCTCCTCAGCTGACGGAGTGCCAGCGCGCCATGGGGCGGCTGTCGGCGAGCGTGCAGGCGGTGATGCGCGCGTCGGCGGCGCGCTGTCCGCCCTACCGCGGCACCAACGTGAGCCGGTACGCGCCCACGGGCCAGCGGCCGGCGCGCTGCCCCGAGCGCCGCTACGGCGTGTGGTGGCCGCGCGACCACCCGTCGCCGCGCCTCGACCACCGCTTCCACCTCACGCACGTGCACCACGCGCCGCCCGGGCCTGCCGGACAGAAGGCACCCGCGCGGACAGACCCCGAAGACGGCAAGAAGGAAGAATTACCCGAGGAAAAGGAAACGACCAGCAGTACCAACGAACAAGTAACGGTTCCTACCACCGAACCTCAGACCACACAAGGTGATAAGCCCGAAAGTCCAAATACCCAAGACAAAAACGTGGCTGATGGCCAGCTGCCATCGACTAGCGCGGCCGCCATGGACACCGGACTGAGGAAGAAGCGACTGTACAGCACAGTGCTCAGCATGAGCGCACCGGCGCCTATTGGACTCACCCCGGTCGTCAGGCTGGCGCAGAAATTAGTTACACCTGGCCTACTGAAACTGAACCCAAAAATGGTGCTCCCTGGGTCAAGGGTGCGCCCACCGACTGTCGATCATAAATTTGAAGAATTAGAGAAAGAAGCGTTGGAGCAGTACAAAGCTTCAGATGAGAGTATAGACACTAAGTTTCGGGAACTAGAAAAACAAGCTGTTGAGCAATATAGCACAAGCAACAGTAATACTAGCTGCAGCAGCGGCAACTCTGCAGAGAAACGTGCTTCAAGCTCTCCTTCTGAGAGCGATACAAAGAGCAAGCAGCCGGCAAAATTTCATAAGGAGAAACCGGTAGACAGTGTCGTCATATACTCACAGAATTTTCCTGACCTGAATTCTAAGGGGCAGACGTCCAGtgtaatgaatttaaaaaacttcCACACCCCCCCGAGGGGGGAAAAAAAGGAGCAAACCCATAGACCGAGTAAGAACTTGCGCAGTTTAAAAAGTGAGTCCCAGCGAGCGGCCTCAGACACGGACTACGAAGCTCGGGAAAACCTGAAAGGCAACCACAAGGGCCCCATGCGATGGACGCTGCACGTGGTGCCGCCCAAGAAGCGGCACCTGACGCTGTGCGTGTCGGACTTCTCGTCGGACGAAGACTTGGACGACGGCGGCGTGTCCATGAAGGACGCGGGCCCGTGCATCAAGAACCACGTGGCGGGCAAGGTCAAGATGTCGGCGCACGGCGGCGGCGACCTGCACCCCATCATGAGGAAGACGTAG